The region CTTGTCTTTCCAGGCAAAACAAATATTACCGAAAAGGCTGTTTCAATACTGGCACCAATAGGGACTGCCTTAATCGGTTACAGGGAAGGGGACATAATAGAATGGGAGGTCCCAGCGGGAACAAAAAGATTCCAAGTAATGGAAGTTATCTATCAGCCAGAAAGACTAGGCAATTACGATTTGTAATTCTCAACATATAATTTCACTGAATCAATTTAGTAGTAGTACCTTCATAAGGACAAACCTTTTTGCCTTCAAAACCCCTCATCAGCCTCTTCCTGTTCTATACTCATACTATCCCCAAGGACCTTCAAAAGAGGAGGTAGCCATGAACGTAAAAGAAGCGATATCATTATTCAGGTTTTACCAGCAGGCAAACCACAGAAAAAGAACTGCGGACAGCTACAGATTCTTATTGCAGTATTTCGACTCTCTTTTTTCTGATCGTGATCTCGATTCCATAAAAGCAGACGAAATCTACCATTTCCTGGAACAGATGACAAAAACATTATCCAAAGCCACCGGAAGGTTAAGGTATGCCCAGCTCAAAGCTTTCTTTAACTTTATCATTGAAAAATGTTTGCCAGATCTCAAGAACCCATGCAGTGCCCCTCTGCTTTCAAAGACATTCAGGATGCCAAGGCAGACACCGAAGATGATCCTTGAAAAGGAGATTGTCGATGAGATGATATACAACACAAAAAACCAGAGGAACAGGTTGATGCTTGAACTTATGGCTCGCTGCGGGCTAAGGATAGGCGAACTGCTAAATATCAGGGCATCAGATGTCTCCGAAAGAAGGCTTACCATCAAGACCCCAAAGTCAGGAAACGAATCGGAGGCCGCCTTCATGCCGGAACAGGTAGCAAAACGGCTCAGTGAATATATAACCCATAAAGGAATGTCTTCTGATACCCGTGTATTCCCCATCTGCTACTCTACGGCAAGGACATTCATCAAAAAGCTGGGAAGCAGATTACAGATTACCCTATCTCCCCACGACCTCAGAAGATATTCTGCCACCTATGCCAGCCGCAACGGAGTACCGTTGGAAATCGTGTCCAAGGTGATACTCCGTCATCAGGACTTAAAGACAACACAGATTTACCTGGGCAAGGTAAGTGAGCATGAAGCGATACGCTGGATGGATATTCTCCATGGCAAATAAAAATAACCTGTAATGTATTACGGGTAGAAACATAAAGGTCTTTGGGGAACTGTTGTTTCTTCATAAACAGATTCTGCGGCTGACCGTTTGTGTTGTTTTATATGTTACGGGGCGTAATTAACAATCTTGGGCAGCTGGGAAGTATGTTGGCTTTCAGGAGGTAATAAAT is a window of Syntrophorhabdaceae bacterium DNA encoding:
- a CDS encoding site-specific integrase, producing MNVKEAISLFRFYQQANHRKRTADSYRFLLQYFDSLFSDRDLDSIKADEIYHFLEQMTKTLSKATGRLRYAQLKAFFNFIIEKCLPDLKNPCSAPLLSKTFRMPRQTPKMILEKEIVDEMIYNTKNQRNRLMLELMARCGLRIGELLNIRASDVSERRLTIKTPKSGNESEAAFMPEQVAKRLSEYITHKGMSSDTRVFPICYSTARTFIKKLGSRLQITLSPHDLRRYSATYASRNGVPLEIVSKVILRHQDLKTTQIYLGKVSEHEAIRWMDILHGK